One stretch of Bombina bombina isolate aBomBom1 chromosome 7, aBomBom1.pri, whole genome shotgun sequence DNA includes these proteins:
- the LOC128636774 gene encoding E3 ubiquitin/ISG15 ligase TRIM25-like: MISADLREEVTCPICLSIYRDPVTLSCGHNYCLGCIESVLGTQEGSGLYSCPECRKRFSNRPELQRNIALCNVMMNLQNSKPEQKDNGVFCTYCIHSPVPATKSCLLCEASLCDAHLSVHSKSEEHVLTEPTTSWGNRKCSIHRELLEYYCTEDAACICVTCSQAGEHRGHQVELLNEASEKKKERLRDVLQKLTTKRQNIIKRVQSLQGHRRGVQEKAAGVTERLTALIRDIRKQLEDLEKRVLDDFCGAEKGDNEVTQTGDKQVTAEGELDEGLISVTLYRGLDEIENDIKVKKSLYVQVTSDILLAMETSGNTILSDTLETCPWSERYRHTLDTPERFTDLQVLSTTSFSSGQHYWEIETSGLSCWKIGMCYTSMEKKGYQSRAGNNKSWFLCEFNRKYSVIHNSVETRLPYIPCCDKLGIYLDYEAGRLSFYEMCDPIRHLHTFTTTFSEPLQAVFLV, encoded by the exons ATGATATCTGCTGATCTGAGAGAGGAGGTAACCTGCCCCATCTGCCTGAGCATTTATAGAGATCCTGTAACTCTCAGCTGTGGCCATAACTACTGCCTGGGCTGTATTGAGAGTGTGCTGGGTACCCAGGAGGGGTCTGGGCTTTATAGCTGTCCTGAGTGCAGAAAGAGATTCAGTAACAGACCTGAGCTGCAGAGGAACATAGCGCTGTGTAATGTAATGATGAATTTACAGAATTCTAAGCCAGAGCAAAAAGACAATGGGGTCTTCTGCACTTACTGTATTCACTCTCCTGTACCTGCTACTAAATCCTGTCTGCTGTGTGAGGCTTCTCTGTGTGATGCCCACCTGAGTGTACACAGCAAGTCTGAGGAACACGTCTTAACTGAACCcaccacttcctggggtaacagaaaatgctccatacACAGGGAGCTGCTggaatattactgcactgaggatgctgcctgtatctgtgtgacCTGTTCCcaggccggagagcacaggggacaccaggtggagctgctaaatgaggcttctgagaagaagaaagagagactaagagatgttctgcagaaactgaccacaaagagacaGAATATTAtaaaaagagtccagagtctgcaggggcacaggagaggggtgcaagagaaagcagctggtgtaacagagcgactcactgccctgattagggacatcaggaaacagctggaagacctagagaagcgagtcct agatgacttTTGTGGTGCTGAGAAGGGAGATAATGAGGTAACACAAACAGGTGATAAACAGGTCACTGCTGAGGGGGAATTAGATGAGGGTCTGATCTCAGTGACCTTATACAGAGGTTTAGATGAAATTGAGAATGATATCAAAGTAAAGAAAAGTCTATACGTGCAGGTGACATCAGACATATTACTGGCTATGGAAACATCAGGTAATACAATTCTATCAGATACTTTGGAAACTTGTCCATGGTCAGAGAGATATCGGCATACCCTagacacaccagagagatttactgaTCTTCAGGTACTAAGTACCACAAGCTTTTCCTCTGGACAACATTACTGGGAGATTGAGACTAGTGGGTTAAGTTGCTGGAAGATAGGTATGTGTTATACAAGTATGGAAAAGAAAGGATATCAGTCAAGGGCAGGAAACAATAAGTCTTGGTTTTTATGTGAGTTTAATAGAAAATATTCAGTGATACATAACTCAGTAGAAACAAGATTACCTTACATTCCATGCTGTGATAAATTAGGAATATACCTAGATTATGAGGCTGGTCGTCTGAGCTTTTATGAAATGTGTGACCCGATCAGACACTTACACACCTTCACTACCACCTTCTCTGAACCTCTTCAAGCTGTGTTCTTGGTCTGA